In a single window of the Streptomyces sp. NBC_00285 genome:
- a CDS encoding TetR/AcrR family transcriptional regulator, which yields MKPVPQATSLRRAPVQRRSAERLTRILDACADLLDEVGYDTLSTRAVALRAGVPIGSVYRFFGNKRQMVDALAQRNLERFTVRVTDRLAESGEGGGWRMAMDVVLDEYLAMKRTAPGFSLVDFGNQIPVGARHAEPNHRVADRLTQLLSGYLSREPDDDLRRTFLIAVETADTLVHLAFRMAPDGDEQIIQEAREMLRAYLARVLD from the coding sequence ATGAAGCCCGTGCCCCAAGCGACCTCGCTTCGCCGCGCCCCCGTGCAGCGGCGCAGTGCCGAACGGCTGACCAGGATTCTCGACGCCTGCGCCGACCTTCTGGACGAGGTCGGCTACGACACCCTGAGCACGCGGGCCGTCGCACTGCGCGCCGGCGTGCCCATCGGCTCGGTCTACCGTTTCTTCGGCAACAAGCGGCAGATGGTCGACGCCCTCGCCCAGCGCAACCTGGAACGCTTCACGGTCCGCGTCACCGACCGCCTCGCGGAGTCGGGCGAGGGAGGCGGCTGGCGTATGGCGATGGACGTCGTGCTCGACGAGTACCTCGCCATGAAGCGCACCGCGCCCGGCTTCTCCCTCGTCGACTTCGGCAACCAGATCCCCGTCGGCGCCCGCCACGCGGAACCCAACCACCGTGTCGCCGACCGGCTCACCCAGCTTCTCTCCGGCTATCTCTCCCGCGAACCGGACGACGACCTGCGCCGCACCTTCCTGATCGCCGTGGAGACCGCGGACACCCTGGTGCACCTGGCCTTCCGGATGGCGCCGGACGGTGACGAGCAGATCATCCAGGAGGCACGGGAGATGCTGCGGGCGTATCTCGCGCGGGTGCTTGACTGA
- the hmgA gene encoding homogentisate 1,2-dioxygenase — protein MSGDATTSGGDAADARGNARKTAEGLAHLSGFGNEHASEAVPGALPEGRNAPQRAPLGLYAEQLSGSAFTEPRAHNRRSWLYRIRPSAAHPAFTHTHNGRIRTAPFTESVPDPNRLRWDPLPQPTEGTDFLAGLWTLGGNGDVTQRTGMAVHLYHATDSMDRVFSDADGELLIVPERGGLLLRTEFGLLHVEPGHVALIPRGVRFRVELLSDSARGYVCENYGAPFQLPDLGPIGANGLANARDFRAPVAAYEDVEGPVEVVNKFCGNLWTATYDHSPLDVVAWHGNHVPYVYDLRRFNVIGSVSYDHPDPSIFTVLTSPSDTPGLAGVDFVVFAPRWLVGEDTFRPPYFHRNVMSEYMGLIEGAYDAKAQGFVPGGGSLHNMMSAHGPDRETFDRASAAELKPQKVDDGLAFMFETRWPVTLTAHAARADHLQPHYDDVWRGLERHFRPLH, from the coding sequence ATGAGCGGGGACGCAACGACCTCGGGCGGGGACGCGGCCGACGCGCGCGGGAACGCGCGGAAGACCGCCGAGGGCCTGGCCCACCTCTCCGGCTTCGGCAACGAACACGCGTCGGAAGCCGTCCCCGGCGCCCTGCCCGAGGGCCGCAACGCCCCGCAGCGCGCCCCCCTCGGCCTGTACGCGGAGCAGCTCAGCGGCTCGGCGTTCACGGAGCCCCGCGCCCACAACCGCCGCTCGTGGCTGTACCGGATCCGTCCGTCGGCCGCGCACCCGGCGTTCACGCACACCCACAACGGCCGGATCCGCACCGCCCCCTTCACGGAGTCGGTCCCGGACCCGAACAGGCTGCGCTGGGACCCGCTGCCGCAGCCCACGGAGGGCACGGACTTCCTCGCCGGCCTGTGGACCCTCGGCGGCAACGGCGACGTCACCCAGCGCACCGGCATGGCCGTGCACCTCTACCACGCCACCGACTCGATGGACCGCGTCTTCAGTGACGCCGACGGCGAGCTGCTGATCGTCCCGGAGCGCGGCGGGCTGCTGCTGCGCACGGAGTTCGGGCTGCTGCATGTGGAGCCGGGACATGTGGCGCTGATCCCTCGTGGGGTGCGGTTCCGTGTGGAGCTGCTCAGCGATTCCGCCCGCGGTTATGTGTGCGAGAACTACGGGGCGCCCTTCCAGCTCCCCGACCTCGGCCCGATCGGCGCCAACGGCCTGGCCAACGCCCGCGACTTCCGGGCCCCCGTCGCCGCCTACGAGGACGTCGAGGGGCCGGTGGAGGTGGTCAACAAGTTCTGCGGCAACCTCTGGACGGCGACCTACGACCACTCACCGCTCGACGTCGTCGCCTGGCACGGCAACCATGTGCCGTACGTCTACGACCTGCGCCGCTTCAACGTCATCGGCAGCGTCTCCTACGACCACCCCGACCCGTCGATCTTCACCGTGCTGACGTCCCCGTCGGACACCCCGGGCCTGGCCGGCGTCGACTTCGTGGTGTTCGCGCCACGCTGGCTGGTCGGCGAGGACACCTTCCGGCCGCCGTACTTCCACCGGAACGTGATGAGCGAGTACATGGGCCTGATCGAGGGCGCCTACGACGCGAAGGCGCAGGGTTTCGTGCCGGGCGGCGGTTCCCTGCACAACATGATGTCGGCGCACGGACCCGACCGGGAGACGTTCGACAGGGCGAGCGCGGCCGAACTCAAGCCGCAGAAGGTGGACGACGGCCTCGCCTTCATGTTCGAGACGCGGTGGCCGGTGACGCTCACCGCGCACGCGGCCCGGGCTGACCACCTCCAACCGCACTACGACGACGTGTGGCGGGGCCTCGAACGTCACTTCCGCCCGTTGCACTGA